Proteins encoded together in one Altererythrobacter epoxidivorans window:
- a CDS encoding pyridoxamine 5'-phosphate oxidase family protein yields MNYTNGNADELKTKFWKALDDSSYLFLQRDDDPKTAVPMTAQLDKDANSSIWFFTQKNSDFAKLGNVTATYEGKDHKMFARFGGTLSVETDQGRFEQFWNNFVKAWYDQGKDDPDLLFLRMDLGEAEIWSGDVGLMTVAKMALGKTVHDEVQDKHVETTL; encoded by the coding sequence ATGAACTATACCAACGGAAATGCAGACGAACTGAAGACCAAATTCTGGAAGGCACTGGACGATTCTTCGTACCTCTTCCTACAGCGCGACGACGATCCAAAAACCGCAGTCCCGATGACTGCCCAGCTGGACAAGGACGCGAACAGCTCGATCTGGTTCTTCACCCAGAAGAACAGCGACTTTGCCAAGCTCGGCAACGTGACCGCGACCTATGAAGGCAAGGATCACAAGATGTTCGCACGCTTCGGCGGCACGCTATCCGTCGAAACCGACCAGGGCCGTTTCGAACAGTTCTGGAACAACTTCGTGAAGGCCTGGTACGATCAGGGCAAGGACGATCCCGACCTGCTGTTCCTGCGCATGGATCTTGGCGAAGCCGAAATCTGGAGCGGCGATGTTGGTCTCATGACCGTCGCCAAGATGGCACTGGGCAAGACAGTGCATGATGAAGTCCAGGACAAGCACGTCGAAACGACGCTGTAA
- a CDS encoding Y-family DNA polymerase, with protein MAIWFAQLAVDRWRLSDAQGEKGGTDAEPYALITETAHGPRVDAANRAGAEAGARPGMMLADARTLCPEIKVAPSDPAGDLAFLEKLALWSRRWGPWSALDPPDGLIVDVTAVAHLFGGERRLLADARKAFAERDLDVRLAIAPTAGAAWALAHYGRRTADGGSILPGGQDMAAQLSDLPVAALRLDGDVLTVLRRLGLKKLGDLAGVGRDALQRRFRNRKSPTANPLLRLDQILGRLPEPLLPVVPQQVPLVQRRLMEPIRHRDLLDQVLHDLAHDMARELEGMGKGARRLELGLWRVDGEVLIRALELSAATRDPAHIKRLFAVKLDDIDAGFGIETVRLRASWAEPLALEQGEIEASAENHGTSLNAFIDRLTVRLGQNAVCRPVPHASHLPERSQRWQPPLEPEPASQGELAFNFRPLKLLDRAEPIAVLYATPDGYPRSFQWRGAVHEVVRVEGPERLAPEWWREKSSARLRDYYRIEDREGRRYWLYRNGIIGDGRGGMPAWFMHGFFG; from the coding sequence ATGGCGATCTGGTTCGCGCAGCTGGCGGTCGATCGCTGGCGGCTGTCTGACGCGCAGGGGGAAAAGGGCGGCACCGATGCCGAACCCTATGCCCTGATTACCGAAACTGCGCATGGCCCGCGGGTCGATGCTGCCAACCGCGCCGGTGCGGAAGCTGGCGCACGCCCGGGAATGATGCTCGCCGATGCGCGGACGCTTTGCCCCGAAATCAAGGTTGCCCCGTCCGATCCTGCTGGCGATCTCGCCTTCCTGGAAAAGCTGGCCCTGTGGTCGCGCCGGTGGGGCCCATGGAGCGCACTCGATCCACCCGACGGACTGATCGTCGACGTGACTGCAGTCGCGCATCTTTTCGGCGGGGAACGCCGGTTGCTGGCCGATGCCCGCAAGGCCTTTGCCGAACGCGATCTCGATGTGCGGCTCGCCATAGCGCCTACTGCCGGTGCGGCATGGGCTCTCGCCCATTACGGGCGGCGGACTGCGGATGGCGGCAGCATCTTGCCCGGTGGGCAGGACATGGCGGCGCAGCTTTCGGACCTTCCTGTCGCTGCGCTGAGGCTGGATGGCGATGTGCTGACGGTGTTGCGGCGCCTCGGGCTGAAGAAGCTCGGTGACCTGGCGGGGGTCGGGCGCGATGCCTTGCAGCGGCGGTTCCGCAATCGCAAGTCGCCGACTGCCAATCCGCTGCTGAGGCTTGACCAGATCCTTGGCCGCCTGCCCGAACCGCTGTTGCCGGTCGTTCCGCAGCAGGTGCCGCTGGTCCAGCGGCGGCTGATGGAGCCTATTCGCCACCGCGACCTGCTCGACCAGGTATTGCACGATCTGGCGCACGACATGGCGCGCGAACTCGAAGGTATGGGCAAGGGCGCGCGAAGGCTCGAACTGGGACTTTGGCGGGTCGATGGCGAGGTGCTCATCCGTGCGCTCGAGCTTTCTGCCGCAACACGCGATCCTGCCCATATAAAGCGCCTGTTTGCCGTCAAGCTGGACGATATAGACGCCGGGTTCGGCATCGAGACCGTGCGCCTGCGGGCAAGCTGGGCCGAACCGCTGGCGTTGGAACAGGGTGAGATCGAGGCATCGGCCGAAAACCATGGCACTTCGCTCAATGCCTTTATCGACCGGCTGACTGTCAGGCTCGGGCAGAATGCGGTTTGCCGACCCGTTCCCCATGCCAGCCACTTGCCCGAAAGATCTCAACGATGGCAGCCGCCGCTCGAACCGGAGCCTGCCAGTCAAGGTGAATTGGCCTTTAACTTTCGGCCGCTCAAATTGCTCGATCGGGCAGAGCCGATTGCGGTGCTTTACGCCACGCCCGATGGTTATCCGCGTTCTTTCCAGTGGCGGGGGGCTGTCCACGAAGTGGTGCGGGTCGAAGGCCCGGAACGGCTCGCGCCCGAGTGGTGGCGGGAAAAATCCTCTGCCAGATTAAGGGATTACTATCGCATCGAGGATCGCGAAGGGCGGCGTTACTGGCTCTATCGCAATGGAATTATCGGCGATGGCCGGGGCGGTATGCCTGCCTGGTTCATGCACGGTTTCTTTGGTTAA
- a CDS encoding PilZ domain-containing protein, whose amino-acid sequence MNIMNGAEVIRDSDRRNLGILVEGRMRSRSVCFDLIDVSQGGCKIRGKLGFATEGETISLKINGVRAPLGKIVWVEDNFAGVAFEGRMHEAVLDHLQKELLARNS is encoded by the coding sequence ATGAACATTATGAACGGCGCAGAAGTCATACGCGATTCCGACAGGCGAAACCTTGGCATACTGGTCGAAGGGCGGATGCGTTCGCGCAGCGTCTGCTTCGACCTGATCGACGTGTCGCAGGGCGGGTGCAAGATCCGCGGCAAACTGGGCTTCGCCACTGAAGGCGAAACGATCAGCCTCAAGATCAACGGGGTCCGCGCCCCGCTTGGCAAGATCGTATGGGTAGAAGACAACTTTGCTGGTGTGGCGTTCGAGGGGCGCATGCACGAGGCTGTGCTGGATCACCTCCAGAAAGAACTTCTCGCTCGCAACAGCTGA
- a CDS encoding putative DNA modification/repair radical SAM protein: MATRTTLEKLQILADAAKYDASCASSGTAKKNSLGGKGIGSTEGMGICHAYAPDGRCISLLKILLTNHCVFDCHYCVNRKSSNVERARFTPQEVADLTIAFYKRNYIEGLFLSSGIVKSSNHTMEQLVETARILREEHDFRGYIHLKTIPEADPELVHQAGLYADRVSINVELPTDSGLTRLAPDKNARQIEGAMGRVKSDIVELKDARKRFKHAPRFAPAGQSTQMIVGADAATDSDIVGKASGLYKSFGLRRVYYSAFSPIPDASAVLPLKRPPLIREHRLYQSDWLMRFYGFKPGEIVQAAGADGNLPLDIDPKLAWALKFRETFPVDVNRAAKEQLLRVPGLGTTAVKRILIARRHRTLRLDDVAKLTQSIAKVRPFIVTCDWRPTFLTDRADLRSMLAPKAEQLELFAA; this comes from the coding sequence ATGGCAACCCGAACGACCCTCGAAAAACTTCAGATACTGGCTGACGCGGCCAAATACGACGCTTCTTGCGCATCGTCCGGGACGGCGAAAAAGAACTCGCTGGGCGGCAAGGGGATCGGCTCGACCGAAGGGATGGGCATCTGCCATGCCTATGCTCCCGACGGCCGATGCATCTCGCTACTCAAGATCCTGCTGACCAATCACTGCGTCTTCGACTGCCACTATTGCGTCAACCGCAAGAGCTCGAATGTGGAGCGTGCACGCTTCACCCCGCAAGAGGTCGCGGACCTCACCATCGCCTTCTACAAGCGCAATTACATCGAAGGATTGTTCCTTTCCTCGGGCATCGTGAAAAGCTCCAACCATACGATGGAGCAGCTGGTGGAAACTGCGCGTATCCTGCGGGAAGAACACGATTTTCGCGGATACATCCATCTCAAGACGATCCCTGAAGCCGACCCCGAACTGGTCCACCAGGCGGGGCTCTATGCCGACCGTGTCTCGATCAATGTCGAACTGCCGACCGACAGCGGGCTGACCCGTCTCGCACCCGACAAGAATGCGCGCCAGATCGAAGGCGCGATGGGCAGGGTCAAGAGTGACATAGTGGAGCTCAAGGATGCCAGAAAGCGGTTCAAGCATGCCCCGCGCTTTGCCCCGGCGGGCCAGTCGACACAGATGATCGTGGGGGCCGATGCCGCCACCGATTCCGACATCGTCGGCAAGGCGAGCGGCCTCTACAAGAGCTTCGGCTTGCGGCGGGTCTATTACAGCGCCTTCTCCCCGATCCCCGATGCGAGCGCGGTGCTGCCGTTGAAGCGGCCGCCGCTGATCCGCGAGCACCGGCTCTACCAGTCCGACTGGCTGATGCGTTTCTACGGGTTCAAGCCAGGTGAAATCGTGCAGGCGGCGGGGGCGGACGGCAATCTGCCGCTCGACATCGATCCCAAGCTGGCCTGGGCGCTGAAATTTCGCGAAACCTTCCCGGTCGACGTCAACCGTGCGGCAAAGGAGCAATTGTTGCGGGTGCCGGGGCTCGGCACGACGGCGGTAAAGCGTATCCTGATCGCGCGTCGGCACCGGACCCTCAGGCTCGACGACGTGGCCAAGCTGACGCAGTCGATCGCCAAGGTTCGGCCCTTCATCGTGACTTGCGACTGGCGCCCGACCTTCCTTACCGACCGCGCCGATTTGAGGAGCATGCTCGCACCCAAGGCAGAGCAGCTGGAACTGTTCGCGGCATGA
- a CDS encoding UdgX family uracil-DNA binding protein (This protein belongs to the uracil DNA glycosylase superfamily, members of which act in excision repair of DNA. However, it belongs more specifically to UdgX branch, whose founding member was found to bind uracil in DNA (where it does not belong), without cleaving it, appears to promote DNA repair by a pathway involving RecA, rather than base excision.) — protein MTSLNSFVRNVALGSHYVVHLPTSDDFDFWRERARGLVQCDVPPDRVSWVEPGGTSDLFAHEGPARGEKRLPVPENANRPVRASKRFVSIARNAALHSDPQRFALLYSLLWRLQSQHRLMEDSADPEVRRAEELAKAVRRDSHKMHAFVRFRLVEGEPGEEGTRGGENDHYVAWFEPDHHIVRANAGFFMRRFANMRWSILTPRGCLHWDGEVMREGPSAQRSDAPSGDPTEELWRTYYASIFNPARLKVGAMLKEMPRKYWKNMPEAALIPDLIANAQKRESTMVASGSLEFEDRPETLEAIDEAIHRCRNCPIGSLNNHAVMGEGPHDARFMIVGEQPGDQEDLQGRPFVGPAGQLLDVHLGMAGIDRRRAYVTNAVKHFKFSMRGKLRLHQNPGAKEIDTCRWWLEAERQIVQPRLVLAMGASAARGLLGKTVSISKARGAPIQLEDGSELWVTAHPSYLLRLEGDARQEQERLFAADLAAVKARLAQLEA, from the coding sequence ATGACCTCGCTCAATTCTTTCGTCCGGAACGTCGCGCTCGGATCTCACTACGTCGTTCACCTGCCGACGAGCGACGATTTCGATTTCTGGCGCGAGCGTGCGCGCGGCCTGGTCCAGTGCGATGTCCCGCCCGATCGCGTGTCATGGGTCGAGCCCGGCGGGACGTCGGACCTGTTCGCGCATGAAGGGCCTGCGCGCGGTGAAAAGCGACTGCCGGTGCCGGAAAACGCCAACCGTCCGGTGCGGGCGAGCAAGCGCTTCGTGAGCATTGCAAGGAATGCGGCGCTTCATTCCGATCCGCAGCGTTTCGCCTTGCTCTATTCCCTGCTGTGGCGGCTGCAGTCCCAGCACCGGCTGATGGAAGACAGCGCTGATCCCGAGGTGCGCCGTGCGGAGGAACTGGCGAAGGCGGTGCGCCGCGACAGTCACAAGATGCATGCCTTCGTCCGCTTTCGCCTGGTGGAAGGCGAACCGGGCGAGGAGGGCACGCGCGGAGGCGAAAACGACCATTACGTCGCCTGGTTCGAGCCCGATCATCACATCGTGCGCGCCAATGCCGGTTTCTTCATGCGCCGTTTCGCCAACATGCGCTGGTCGATCCTGACGCCGCGAGGCTGCCTGCACTGGGATGGCGAGGTGATGCGCGAGGGGCCGTCGGCGCAGCGATCCGACGCACCTTCCGGCGATCCCACGGAAGAGTTGTGGCGCACCTATTACGCCTCGATCTTCAATCCGGCACGGTTGAAGGTCGGCGCGATGCTGAAGGAAATGCCGCGCAAATACTGGAAGAACATGCCCGAGGCGGCGCTGATCCCCGACCTGATCGCAAATGCGCAAAAGCGGGAAAGCACCATGGTGGCGAGCGGTTCGCTGGAGTTCGAGGATCGTCCCGAAACGCTGGAAGCCATCGACGAGGCGATCCATCGCTGCCGTAATTGTCCCATCGGCTCGCTTAACAACCATGCGGTGATGGGCGAGGGGCCACACGATGCGCGTTTCATGATCGTCGGCGAACAGCCGGGCGACCAGGAGGACTTGCAGGGGCGGCCATTCGTCGGTCCGGCAGGACAATTGCTCGACGTGCATCTGGGCATGGCCGGGATCGACCGCCGCCGTGCCTATGTCACCAATGCGGTCAAGCATTTCAAATTTTCGATGCGCGGCAAGCTCCGGCTGCACCAGAACCCCGGCGCAAAGGAAATCGACACCTGTCGCTGGTGGCTGGAGGCAGAGCGCCAGATCGTGCAACCCCGGCTGGTGCTGGCAATGGGCGCATCGGCTGCGCGCGGGTTGCTGGGCAAGACAGTGAGCATTTCCAAGGCTCGTGGCGCGCCGATCCAGCTCGAGGATGGCAGCGAATTGTGGGTCACGGCGCACCCGTCCTACTTGCTGAGGCTGGAGGGGGATGCACGCCAAGAGCAGGAGCGGTTGTTCGCGGCCGATCTTGCGGCGGTAAAGGCCCGGCTCGCGCAGCTAGAGGCATGA
- a CDS encoding error-prone DNA polymerase, whose translation MPEAPLTPDKRTLDIDPDLIDAPDRAPFVELGLASCFSFLRGASDAVDLVMTARTLGYDAIGIADANSMAGVVRVHTEASTLKLRPVIGCRIETVEGLAFLAYPKNRAAYGHLCRLISTGRMQTLDGEWQEKGECHISLPMLAEHSEDVQLILVPPENLETRITVPAWAGNVVALDGSDLADEVTGDFSEFLPHLAAGLPSLRHVAASYLYRGNDQARIARLDALARANGLALLATNDVQYHAPQRRPLHDVMTAIRHKTTVAAAGHLLNPNGERYLKSPEEMQYLFARWPHAIAAAREVADACNFSLAELRYEYPEEIYPDGMTPQEYLECETWKGAERRYPEGLPESVRATLKRELALIGKLELARYFLTIKDIVDFARGVDPPILCQGRGSAANSAVCYCLEITSVDPAKHQLLFDRFISEERREPPDIDVDFEHERREEVIQYIYRRYGRQRAGLCATVIHYRPRMAIREVGKAMGLSEDVTSALARTVWGGWGREIGEKHVGETGMDVTDPHLRRVLALTREMIGMPRHLSQHVGGFILTEGALTETVPIGNGAMPERSFIEWDKDDIEALGILKVDVLALGMLTCIKKCLDLLEDHHDRRLTLATVPREDPETYDMLRKGDSLGVFQVESRAQMNMLPRLRPREFYDLVIQVAIVRPGPIQGDMVHPYLKRRRGAEKVEIPAPSPEHGPPDELSSILERTLGVPIFQEQAMKIALDAARFSSKEANRLRKAMATFRSRGMVDELQDMMVERMVTRGYDRDFAQRCFNQIRGFGEYGFPESHAASFAHLVYVSSWLKCHFPAAFGCALLNSQPMGFYAPAQIVRDAREHGVEILPPDVNHSMWDCTLEEQRAADGARAGRYDRHVALRLGLRQIDGLPEHVAAALVAERAENGAYRDVGELRDRAGLSPAHIERLASADCFGSLEMSRRQALWDARSLIGAPDLPLFKAAAERDEGAEKSRTALPHMPLSEEVVADYQTTRLSLKAHPMAFLRASLAERGFVRACDLRARKFRSMVNVAGVVLIRQRPGSAKGVCFITLEDETGVVNLVVWPDLKEKQRRVVMGARLMEVRGRVEYDDEVIHVIAHHMTDATASLHMLSEDMLNAPIARADHVNTPLPSKFNPRDNLLEGDDDPANRTFRPRDLIDELPNTRTHPRNVRLLPRMLPPSRDFH comes from the coding sequence ATGCCCGAGGCGCCGCTCACCCCCGACAAACGCACGCTGGACATCGATCCGGACCTGATCGACGCGCCTGATCGGGCACCCTTCGTCGAACTCGGCCTTGCTTCCTGTTTCAGCTTCCTGAGAGGGGCGTCCGATGCCGTCGACCTGGTGATGACGGCGCGCACGCTCGGCTACGACGCCATCGGTATTGCCGATGCCAATTCCATGGCCGGTGTGGTGCGCGTGCATACGGAAGCGAGCACTCTCAAGCTCAGGCCCGTGATCGGCTGCCGCATCGAAACGGTCGAGGGGCTGGCCTTTCTCGCCTATCCCAAGAACCGGGCGGCCTATGGGCATTTATGCCGGTTGATCTCCACCGGGCGGATGCAGACCCTCGATGGCGAATGGCAGGAAAAGGGCGAATGCCACATCTCCTTGCCCATGCTGGCCGAACACAGCGAGGATGTGCAGCTGATCCTCGTCCCTCCGGAAAACCTGGAAACGCGCATCACCGTGCCTGCCTGGGCCGGCAATGTCGTTGCCCTGGATGGAAGCGACCTTGCGGACGAAGTCACCGGCGATTTCTCAGAATTCCTGCCGCATCTCGCTGCAGGATTGCCTTCGCTACGCCATGTCGCCGCCAGTTACCTTTATCGCGGCAATGACCAGGCGCGGATCGCCCGGCTCGATGCCCTGGCCCGGGCCAATGGCCTGGCCTTGCTGGCGACCAACGATGTCCAGTATCACGCGCCCCAGCGCCGGCCGCTCCATGACGTGATGACGGCGATCCGGCACAAGACTACCGTTGCGGCAGCCGGGCATCTGCTGAATCCCAACGGCGAGCGGTACCTCAAGTCGCCCGAAGAAATGCAATATCTCTTCGCCCGCTGGCCGCATGCGATTGCCGCTGCCCGCGAGGTTGCCGATGCCTGCAATTTCAGCCTTGCCGAGCTGCGTTATGAATATCCGGAGGAGATTTATCCTGACGGCATGACGCCGCAGGAATATCTCGAATGCGAAACATGGAAGGGGGCGGAGCGCCGCTATCCCGAAGGTTTGCCCGAAAGCGTCCGTGCGACGCTGAAACGCGAGCTTGCGCTTATCGGCAAGCTGGAACTGGCCCGCTATTTCCTGACCATCAAGGACATCGTCGATTTCGCGCGGGGCGTGGATCCGCCGATCCTGTGCCAGGGGCGCGGCAGCGCGGCGAATTCGGCGGTCTGCTATTGCCTCGAGATCACTTCGGTCGACCCGGCAAAGCACCAGCTGCTGTTCGACCGCTTCATTTCGGAGGAGCGCCGCGAACCGCCCGATATCGACGTCGATTTCGAGCACGAACGGCGCGAGGAGGTGATCCAGTACATCTATCGCCGCTATGGCCGGCAGCGGGCAGGATTATGCGCGACGGTGATTCATTACCGCCCGCGCATGGCGATCCGCGAGGTGGGCAAGGCGATGGGCCTGTCGGAGGATGTCACCAGCGCGCTTGCCCGCACCGTATGGGGCGGGTGGGGCCGGGAGATCGGTGAAAAGCATGTCGGCGAAACCGGCATGGACGTGACAGACCCGCATCTTCGCCGCGTGCTCGCGCTGACACGCGAGATGATCGGCATGCCGCGCCATCTCAGCCAGCATGTCGGCGGTTTCATCCTGACCGAGGGCGCGCTGACCGAGACGGTCCCGATCGGCAATGGTGCCATGCCCGAACGCAGTTTTATCGAGTGGGACAAGGACGACATCGAAGCGCTCGGCATCCTCAAGGTCGATGTGCTGGCACTGGGGATGCTAACCTGCATCAAGAAGTGCCTCGACCTGCTGGAGGATCATCACGACCGGCGGCTGACGCTGGCGACTGTCCCGCGCGAGGATCCCGAAACCTACGACATGCTGCGCAAGGGGGACTCGCTGGGCGTATTCCAGGTAGAGAGCCGCGCGCAGATGAACATGCTGCCGCGCCTTAGGCCGCGAGAGTTCTACGATCTCGTGATCCAGGTGGCGATCGTTCGCCCGGGGCCGATCCAGGGCGACATGGTGCATCCCTATCTCAAGCGGCGACGCGGCGCGGAAAAGGTCGAGATTCCCGCACCTTCGCCCGAACATGGCCCGCCGGACGAATTGTCGAGCATACTGGAACGTACGCTGGGCGTGCCGATCTTCCAGGAACAGGCGATGAAGATCGCACTTGATGCGGCCAGGTTCAGTTCGAAGGAGGCGAACCGCCTGCGCAAGGCGATGGCGACATTCCGCAGCCGCGGAATGGTCGACGAACTACAGGACATGATGGTCGAACGCATGGTGACGCGCGGTTACGACCGCGACTTTGCCCAGCGCTGTTTCAACCAGATCCGGGGTTTCGGCGAATACGGCTTTCCCGAAAGCCATGCCGCCAGTTTCGCCCACCTCGTTTACGTGTCGAGCTGGCTCAAATGCCACTTTCCCGCGGCTTTCGGCTGCGCGCTCCTCAATTCGCAGCCGATGGGTTTTTATGCCCCCGCACAGATTGTGCGCGATGCGCGAGAGCACGGTGTCGAGATCCTGCCGCCGGATGTGAACCATTCGATGTGGGACTGCACGCTGGAGGAGCAGCGGGCGGCGGATGGTGCACGGGCAGGGCGCTATGACCGTCATGTCGCGCTGCGCCTGGGACTGCGGCAGATCGACGGCCTGCCGGAGCACGTCGCTGCTGCACTGGTGGCAGAGCGGGCCGAGAACGGTGCCTATCGCGACGTAGGCGAGTTGAGGGACAGGGCAGGGCTTTCGCCTGCGCATATCGAACGGCTTGCAAGCGCGGATTGTTTTGGCTCGCTCGAAATGTCGCGGCGGCAGGCACTGTGGGACGCCCGCAGCCTGATCGGTGCGCCCGACCTGCCCCTGTTCAAGGCCGCTGCGGAGCGGGACGAGGGGGCCGAAAAATCGCGCACCGCCCTGCCGCACATGCCCTTGTCGGAAGAAGTGGTAGCCGATTACCAGACGACGCGGCTCAGCCTGAAAGCGCATCCGATGGCGTTCCTGCGCGCCAGTCTTGCCGAACGCGGCTTCGTGCGTGCCTGCGATCTGAGGGCGCGCAAGTTCCGCAGCATGGTAAATGTCGCCGGAGTTGTACTTATTCGACAAAGACCGGGTTCGGCCAAGGGGGTGTGCTTTATTACCCTTGAAGATGAAACCGGAGTCGTTAACCTAGTCGTCTGGCCGGACTTAAAAGAAAAACAGCGCCGGGTCGTCATGGGAGCCCGCCTCATGGAGGTGCGCGGGCGTGTTGAATATGACGACGAGGTGATACACGTGATCGCGCATCACATGACCGATGCAACTGCATCGCTCCACATGCTTTCGGAAGACATGCTCAACGCGCCGATTGCGCGCGCGGACCACGTCAACACACCCTTGCCGTCGAAATTCAATCCACGCGACAATTTGCTGGAGGGGGATGACGATCCCGCCAACAGGACCTTCCGGCCGCGCGACCTGATCGACGAACTGCCCAACACGCGCACGCATCCGCGCAACGTCCGGCTGCTGCCGCGCATGCTCCCGCCCTCGCGCGATTTCCACTGA
- a CDS encoding extensin family protein, whose translation MAGNPWDVSKTVKRYATDARVVGWMIAIAVFFAGFTYLKAHPEHYPFAPLDTRQPVGVATSFKIRSLIGDTAACHATLERSDVAFETLTPTGEGACALIDRTRMTDAPLAPAIPTATCPVAAGLEVWFNNGLQQAAEASLGSRVVRLEHLGTNSCRRINSSRTAPWSEHATGNAIDIAAFVLADGRRISVLDDWGRDARGTFLKAARDAACDSFQTVLSPDYNAEHADHFHLDQGIAWNGVCR comes from the coding sequence ATGGCTGGCAATCCCTGGGACGTTTCGAAGACGGTAAAACGCTATGCGACGGATGCTCGCGTGGTCGGATGGATGATCGCCATCGCGGTATTTTTCGCAGGCTTCACCTATCTCAAGGCGCACCCTGAGCATTACCCTTTCGCCCCGCTCGATACGCGGCAACCGGTCGGCGTCGCCACCAGCTTCAAGATCCGCAGCCTCATCGGCGACACGGCAGCCTGCCACGCAACCCTCGAAAGGAGCGATGTCGCTTTCGAGACGCTGACCCCGACGGGCGAGGGGGCGTGCGCCCTAATCGACCGGACCAGGATGACAGACGCTCCGCTCGCACCTGCAATCCCGACGGCGACCTGCCCCGTCGCAGCAGGGCTGGAAGTGTGGTTCAACAATGGCCTGCAACAGGCGGCAGAGGCCAGTCTCGGTTCACGCGTCGTCAGGCTCGAACACTTGGGCACAAACAGCTGTCGCCGCATCAACAGCAGCCGAACCGCCCCATGGAGCGAACACGCGACCGGCAATGCGATCGATATCGCCGCATTCGTGCTGGCCGATGGACGGCGCATCTCGGTGCTCGACGATTGGGGACGGGATGCGCGCGGCACCTTCCTGAAGGCAGCGCGCGATGCCGCCTGCGACAGTTTCCAGACCGTGCTTTCTCCGGATTACAACGCCGAACACGCGGATCATTTCCACCTTGATCAGGGCATCGCCTGGAACGGCGTGTGCCGTTAG